A genomic window from Anthocerotibacter panamensis C109 includes:
- a CDS encoding response regulator has protein sequence MDDHTILREGLRSLLAREQDIEVIGEAANGAQLMDLLQNRLPDVVVLDYGMPYMDGLAATRKIRTLYPRLKIVILTNYDDEEIVVGLLEAGAAGYLLKDSASRELVQAIRTVHQGSSLLQPQITQKILARLNRPPAPAEGLPPNGLTDREWEVLGLVARGLDNKEIAKNLFISLRTVQNHLNNIYAKLNVRGRTEAALFAVQRGLGGQSSAPRP, from the coding sequence GTGGACGACCATACCATTTTGCGCGAAGGGTTGCGTAGCCTCCTAGCCCGTGAGCAGGATATAGAAGTGATTGGGGAGGCAGCGAACGGAGCGCAACTCATGGATCTGCTACAAAACCGTCTCCCTGATGTGGTGGTCCTGGACTACGGGATGCCCTATATGGATGGTCTGGCGGCGACCCGCAAGATCCGTACCCTCTACCCCAGACTCAAGATCGTGATCCTCACCAACTACGACGATGAGGAGATTGTTGTGGGTCTGCTCGAAGCCGGGGCAGCAGGCTACCTGCTCAAAGACAGCGCCTCCAGAGAACTCGTTCAGGCTATCCGCACTGTCCATCAAGGCAGTTCGCTCCTCCAGCCGCAGATTACCCAAAAGATCCTCGCTCGTCTGAACCGCCCACCTGCACCTGCCGAAGGACTCCCTCCAAACGGCCTGACGGACCGGGAATGGGAGGTGCTAGGTCTGGTCGCTCGGGGACTGGACAACAAGGAGATCGCCAAAAATCTCTTCATCAGCTTACGGACGGTCCAGAACCATCTCAACAATATTTACGCCAAGCTCAATGTCCGGGGGCGGACGGAGGCGGCACTTTTTGCGGTGCAGCGGGGGCTAGGAGGACAAAGTAGCGCACCGCGTCCTTAA